Proteins encoded by one window of Panicum virgatum strain AP13 chromosome 7N, P.virgatum_v5, whole genome shotgun sequence:
- the LOC120681073 gene encoding uncharacterized protein LOC120681073, giving the protein MAMSDAWYKLLGGGQYPSESDEDAPVPPALPVPFCRCEPGYQVAVVKQSRHPKTAGRAFYICKWNDSLNPCHSFFFQWINGPDKFDPRIWLFPYYQSESWAYNEFRQWVPPPPNPPPMTEEEKQEAAIYRVNNPPKCHCGVRAKLQRPNIGVPPKFTPFFRCSLKTRDGWSACEFNEYIYGPRSHWPTEKEVREFESGKKPWPCTTTPSLRCKCGILPTKGVVPSELGYGYYCGNSYGEYWEGRTCDWEWFRGQYELMLQLGRTKEPWKSRDTINRKLKIRRRRWRGRG; this is encoded by the exons ATGGCAATGAGCGATGCCTGGTACAAGCTGCTTGGTGGTGGACAGTATCCATCCGAGAGTGATGAGGATGCCCCAGTCCCTCCTGCCCTTCCAGTTCCATTCTGTCGATGTGAACCGGGCTATCAGGTGGCAGTAGTGAAGCAATCGAGGCATCCCAAGACGGCCGGTAGAGCATTCTACATATGCAAGTGGAATGATTCATTGAATCCTTGCCACAGTTTTTTCTTTCAGTGGATCAATGGTCCGGATAAGTTCGATCCTAGAATTTGGCTGTTCCCTTATTATCAGTCAGAGTCGTGGGCGTACAATGAGTTTAGACAATGGGTCCCTCCCCCACCAAATCCACCACCTATGacagaggaagagaagcaagaagctGCTATATATCGTGTGAACAATCCTCCCAAATGTCACTGCGGTGTTCGTGCCAAACTTCAAAGGCCTAATATTGGTGTCCCTCCAAAGTTCACTCCCTTTTTTAGATGCTCGCTAAAGACTAGA GATGGATGGTCGGCATGTGAATTCAATGAGTATATTTATGGTCCTAGATCTCATTGGCCGACAGAAAAGGAAGTGCGAGAATTTGAGAGTGGGAAGAAGCCATGGCCATGTACAACTACTCCTAGTCTTCGATGCAAGTGTGGTATTCTGCCCACAAAAGGCGTAGTTCCTTCTGAGCTTGGCTACGGATATTACTGTGGCAATAGCTACGGAGAGTATTGG gagggaaggacatgtgattgggAGTGGTTCCGAGGCCAGTATGAGCTAATGTTGCAATTGGGCAGAACAAAAGAGCCTTGGAAATCTAGAGACACTATAAATAGAAAACTGAagataaggaggaggagatggagaggcAGAGGTTAA